Genomic window (Longimicrobiales bacterium):
GCCGCTGAGACAGCAGCAGAATGAGCACGAGCGCGAACAGGGCTGCGGCAGCCAGCCACAGCCCGTTCGCGCCGCGCTTGCGGCCCGGCTTCGCGAGGCGATCAGCCATCCGCCATGCTCACGCCGCGCTCCGCGTCGTCAGGCGTGAGCCTGCTGCAGCGCATCCACCACCCGGGCAAAGCGATCGAGGGTGTTCTTGCCGCCTTCCAGCGCGCCCACCTGCTCGACCAGCATGTCCCGCTGCTCCTTCGTCGGATGCACCTGGTGCAGCGTCACCTGCGTGCCGCCCTCGATCTCCTCGAACGTCACCGTCGCATGGAATGCGAACGGCTCCCCCTCCCGTGTACCGTGCGCCCACGCCAGCTTCGCGGGACGCTCGACTTCCTGGTACACGATGTAGTTCGGGTAGTCCGTGCCGTCAGGAGCGTGCATCACGTGGCGCCACACACCGCCCGGCCGCACGTCCATGTGTTCCGTGGTCGTGCGGAACCCCTCCGGGCCCCACCAGTTGCTGATGTGATCCACGCTCGTGAAGGCGTCGAACACCAGCTCGCGCGGTGCATTGAATGTGCGGCGCACGATGATCTCGCGATCGTTGCCACGCACCTCGAACGCCGGCCCACCCAGTACTTCGCTACCCTTCATCATCACGTCCCCCTTGCTGCAGTCCCTGAAGGTAATCGTCCAGCCGCTCGAAGCTCCCCGTCCAGAAACGGCGATACTGCTCGACCCAGTCGGAAACCTCGCGCAGCCGCTCCGGGCGCAGCTGCACCGGCCTCCACTGCTGGAACCGCCCTCGCTCGACCAGTCCCGCCCGCTCGAGCACCTTCAGGTGCTTCGACACGGCGGGCAGGCTCATCTCGAACGGAGCCGCCAGCTCGGTAACGGTCGCGACACCCCCGGCGAGCTGCTCCAGGATGGCCCGGCGCGTCGGATCGGCCAGTGCCGCGAAGGTGACGGAGAGTGGGTCTTCGGTCATTGTTTCCCGTATGGTTAATTAACCTGGACGGAAAGTAAGATGGGATTGGGGCGGGGTCAAGAGCTTGTTTTCACCGCCGGGGTGAGGGCGCATAGCGTTCGCACCCAGCAGAGCGAGTCTCACACAGCAAAGCGGTTGGTCACATTGCATGGTGATTCTCACACAGAGGCCACAGCGGCCACAGCGGACACTGCGGGTTCGTTGCACACATGCCATCCATGCCGGCGTGGAAGCATCCGTTTTTTTAAAGCTGTTTCGCGGTCTCCGAACGTGCGCGGCAGCAGGCGAATGCGGGTTGCCGAGACCAGTACAGAAAACTGGACGCGTCCATCCGAACAACGTGCGGTGAGGCGAGCGAGTTCTGTGACCTCGGTGTCCGCTGTGACCTCCGTGTGAAACTGGCCCTGCCATCCCGTGTGAAACTGGCTCTGCGTGAAACTGGCTCTGTCCTCCGTGTGAAACTGGTTCTGCCCTACGAGCTCAGGCCCTCAGCAAAGCCACCTTCTCCGCTCGCGCCACGAGCTTCGGCTCACCGACCCTCTCCGCCCATTCAGGAAATGCCCCGGTCGGACCACGCCAGCGCAGCTCATCGACATCGGCGAACACGGGTGCGTCGGTCCGGAGTGTGGCGAGTGTGACGAACAGGGAAGCGAGCTCGCGGTCGTCCTTCAGCACATCGGCCGGAAACTCAGCGATGGGGCCGTGCCGGTTGAGCAGTCGCGCGGCGGTGCTCGGCCCGATGCCGGCGATGCCGGGAAAGCCGTCGGCGCTGTCGCCGACGAGGGCGAGGTAGTCGGGAATGAGGGAAGGCGGGACGCCGAACTTTTCGCGCACGGCGTTCTCGTCGCGGATCTGGTTGCCGCGGCGGTCGATCTGCACGACGCGTGTGCCCCGCACGCACTGCGCGAGGTCCTTGTCGGGCGTCCAGATGCAGACCTTCTCCACGCGTTCGTCGTCTGCAGCGCGCG
Coding sequences:
- a CDS encoding SRPBCC family protein, producing the protein MMKGSEVLGGPAFEVRGNDREIIVRRTFNAPRELVFDAFTSVDHISNWWGPEGFRTTTEHMDVRPGGVWRHVMHAPDGTDYPNYIVYQEVERPAKLAWAHGTREGEPFAFHATVTFEEIEGGTQVTLHQVHPTKEQRDMLVEQVGALEGGKNTLDRFARVVDALQQAHA
- a CDS encoding metalloregulator ArsR/SmtB family transcription factor, which codes for MTEDPLSVTFAALADPTRRAILEQLAGGVATVTELAAPFEMSLPAVSKHLKVLERAGLVERGRFQQWRPVQLRPERLREVSDWVEQYRRFWTGSFERLDDYLQGLQQGGRDDEG
- a CDS encoding 5'-3' exonuclease H3TH domain-containing protein; this translates as MIIHLLDGTYELFRHFYGLRRFRKDGDPPFGAVLGVLRTVLQMLENDATHIGVATDHVIESFRNELWPGYKTGAGVDRSLRAQFHPLEDALAAMGVVVWPMVELEADDALASAAARAADDERVEKVCIWTPDKDLAQCVRGTRVVQIDRRGNQIRDENAVREKFGVPPSLIPDYLALVGDSADGFPGIAGIGPSTAARLLNRHGPIAEFPADVLKDDRELASLFVTLATLRTDAPVFADVDELRWRGPTGAFPEWAERVGEPKLVARAEKVALLRA